A window from Plectropomus leopardus isolate mb chromosome 3, YSFRI_Pleo_2.0, whole genome shotgun sequence encodes these proteins:
- the LOC121941141 gene encoding tetratricopeptide repeat protein 39C: MAGPEQSQQQQQVEEKAEHIDDAEMALQGINMLLNNGFKESDELFRRYRTQSPLMSFGASFVSFLNAMMTFEEEKMQTACDDLRTTEKLCESDSAGVIETIRNKIKKSMDSQRSGVVVVDRLQRQIIVADCQVYLAVLSFVKQELSAYIKGGWILRKAWKMYNKCHSDISQLQEACQRRSSVHQESLSTDNANHNAPVENCVTAEALDRLKGSVSFGYGLFHLCISMVPPHLLKIINLLGFPGDRLQGLSSLMYASESKDMKAPLATLALLWYHTVVLPFFALDGSDTHEGLLEAKAILQRKSVVYPNSSLFMFFKGRVHRLECHINSALACFHDALELASDQREIQHVCLYEIGWCSMIEMNFEDAYRSFERLKNESRWSQCYYAYLTGVCQGAAGDLDGASGVFKDVQKLFKRKNNQIEQFAVKRAERLRKISPTRELCILGVIEVLYLWKALPNCSSSKLQIMNQVLQSLDEASCRGLKHLLLGAVHKCHGNMRDAVQSFQLAARDEYGRQINSYVQPYAVYELGCILLAKQETLGKGRSLLLQAKEDFTGYDFENRLHVRIHSALASLKEVVPQ; this comes from the exons ATGGCGGGTCCCGAGCagtcccagcagcagcagcaggtagaGGAGAAAGCAGAGCACATAGATGATGCTGAGATGGCCCTGCAAGGGATCAACATGCTGCTCAACAACGGATTCAAAGAGAGCGACGAGCTTTTCAGGAGATACAG GACTCAGAGCCCACTGATGAGCTTCGGGGCAAGCTTCGTCAGTTTCCTG AACGCCATGATGACGTTTGAGGAGGAGAAGATGCAGACGGCCTGTGACGACCTGAGGACCACCGAGAAGCTGTGTGAGAGCGACAGCGCCGGAGTCATCGAGACAATCagaaacaagattaaaaaaagt atgGACTCCCAAAGGTCAGGCGTTGTGGTGGTGGACCGCCTACAGAGGCAGATTATTGTGGCTGACTGTCAGGTGTACCTCGCCGTGCTCTCCTTCGTCAAGCAGGAACTTTCAG CGTATATCAAAGGCGGCTGGATTCTACGCAAGGCGTGGAAAATGTACAACAAGTGCCACAGTGACATCAGCCAGCTGCAGGAGGCCTGTCAGCGGAGGTCCTCTGTCCACCAGGAGTCCCTCTCGACGGACAACGCCAACCACAATGCTCCGGTGGAGAACTGCGTGACGGCTGAGGCCCTGGACCGCCTCAAGGGCTCCGTCAGCTTCGGCTACGGCCTCTTTCACCTGTGCATCTCCATGGTCCCCCCGCACCTGCTCAAGATCATCAACCTGCTGGGTTTTCCCGGTGACCGTCTCCAGGGCCTGTCCTCCCTCATGTATGCGAGTGAGAGCAAGGACATGAAGGCACCACTAGCTAC GTTGGCCCTCCTGTGGTACCACACGGTGGTGCTGCCTTTCTTTGCTCTGGATGGCTCTGATACGCATGAGGGGCTGCTGGAAGCCAAAGCTATTCTGCAGAGGAAGTCCGTGGTTTACCCCAACTCCTCGCTCTTCATGTTCTTTAAAGGACGAGTTCACAGGTTAGAG tGCCATATCAACAGTGCTTTGGCCTGTTTCCATGATGCATTAGAGCTTGCATCAGACCAAAGAGAGATCCAGCATGTGTGTCTCTATGAGATCG gttGGTGTAGCATGATAGAGATGAATTTTGAAGATGCATACAGGTCGTTTGAAAGGCTGAAGAATGAGTCGCGTTGGTCGCAGTGCTACTATGCCTACCTGACCGGAG tgtgTCAGGGGGCTGCGGGTGACCTGGATGGAGCGAGTGGAGTTTTCAAAGATGTGCAGAAGCTGttcaagagaaaaaacaatcagataGAGCAGTTTGCGGTCAAAAGG GCTGAGAGACTGAGAAAGATCTCGCCCACCAGAGAGCTATGCATCCTCGGTGTCATTGAAGTGCTGTATCTGTGGAAAGCGCTACCAAACTGCTCGTCATCTAAACTGCAGATAATGAATCAGG TGTTGCAGAGTTTAGATGAGGCTTCGTGCAGAGGCCTGAAACACCTCCTCCTTGGTGCCGTTCACAAATGTCATGGAAACATGAGGGATGCTGTTCAG TCATTCCAGCTGGCTGCTAGAGATGAGTACGGTCGGCAGATCAACTCGTACGTTCAGCCGTACGCCGTCTATGAGCTCGGATGTATACTCCTTGCAAAACAGGAG ACTCTGGGAAAAGGAAGATCATTGCTGCTTCAAGCaaag GAGGATTTTACAGGCTACGACTTTGAGAACAGGCTTCATGTCCGCATCCATTCAGCCCTGGCTTCTTTGAAGGAAGTAGTGCCTCAGTGA
- the zgc:103559 gene encoding zgc:103559 isoform X1, translated as MELGSAVSAVRSKRVLLGDEVRPAVIVIKDGKIHQILSDSDFTEAAACEVLDVGDSVVMPGVVDCHVHVNEPGRTSWEGFWTATRAAAAGGVTTIVDMPLNSIPPTTTLKNFREKLQEATGQCFVDTAFWGGVIPGNQLELRPMIQAGVAGFKCFLIHSGVEEFPHVTDCDLHAAMKQLQGTGSVLLFHAERDVQPTAEENGDPCQYSTFLQSRPDVMETEAIRTVTQLCLQYQVRCHIVHLSSAKPLNLIQEARQAGAPLTVETTHHYLSLCAENIPAGATQFKCCPPIRGAANQEQLWSALKAGHIDMVVSDHSPCTPDLKKLDNGDFTEAWGGISSLQFGLPLFWSSASKRGFQLSDVVRLLSQKTAQLSGLDHQKGSLAPGYDADLVIWDPEREFEIKEASIHHKNKLTPYLGVTLQGAVRATIVRGRLVFREGSFCPEPLGKHLLIPTVKHNDNKL; from the exons ATGGAGCTCGGTTCAGCGGTTAGCGCAGTGAGGAGTAAGAGGGTGCTGCTCGGTGACGAAGTCCGACCTGCTGTCATCGTAATAAAGGATGGGAAGATCCATCAGATCCTCTCTGACAGCGACTTCACTGAAGCTGCTGCCTGTGAG GTGCTGGATGTGGGCGACAGCGTGGTGATGCCAGGCGTTGTGGATTGCCATGTGCATGTGAATGAACCAGGCCGCACCTCCTGGGAGGGTTTCTGGACCGCCACCAGGGCTGCTGCAGCGGGAGGAGTGACCACCATCGTGGACATGCCGCT AAATAGCATCCCACCAACTACCACACTTAAAAATTTTCGCGAGAAGCTGCAGGAGGCGACAggacagtgttttgtggacaCAGCATTCTGGGGAGGCGTGATCCCTGGCAATCAG CTAGAGCTTCGGCCCATGATCCAGGCAGGAGTGGCCGGCTTCAAGTGTTTCCTCATCCACAGTGGGGTGGAGGAGTTCCCGCATGTGACTGACTGTGATCTGCATGCAGCCATGAAGCAGCTGCAAGGCACAGGAAGTGTCCTGCTG TTTCATGCAGAGAGAGATGTTCAGCCGACAGCAGAGGAGAATGGCG ACCCTTGTCAGTACTCCACCTTTCTGCAGTCCAGACCAGACGTCATGGAGACAGAAGCGATTCGCACCGTCACACAACTCTGCCTCCAGTACCA GGTGCGGTGCCACATCGTTCACTTGTCCTCTGCAAAGCCATTGAATCTGATCCAGGAAGCGCGGCAGGCCGGAGCGCCACTGACCGTGGAGACCACCCACCACTACCTCAGCCTGTGTGCAGAGAACATACCTGCAGGGGCCACACAGTTCAAGTGCTGCCCCCCCATCAGAGGAGCTGCTAACCAG GAGCAGTTATGGTCCGCGCTGAAAGCCGGGCACATTGACATGGTGGTGTCCGATCATTCCCCCTGCACCCCCGATCTGAAGAAACTGGACAACGGAGACTTCACTGAGGCTTGGGGAGGAATTTCATCGCTACAATTTG GTTTGCCTCTGTTCTGGAGTTCGGCCAGTAAACGAGGCTTTCAGCTGTCTGATGTGGTGAGACTCCTGAGCCAGAAAACAGCCCAGCTGAGTGGTCTGGACCATCAGAAGGGCAGCCTCGCCCCCGGCTATGACGCCGACTTGGTCATATGGGACCCAGAGAGAGAATTTGAA ATAAAAGAAGCGAGCATACATCATAAAAACAAG cttacACCTTACCTCGGCGTCACGCTGCAAGGAGCGGTGCGTGCGACCATCGTCAGAGGGCGGCTGGTGTTCAGAGAAGGCTCCTTCTGCCCCGAACCTCTGGGCAAACATCTCCTCATCCCGACTGTGAAACACAACGACAACAAGCTGTGA
- the zgc:103559 gene encoding zgc:103559 isoform X2 translates to MSGLCHFEEMVDNVTTKNSIPPTTTLKNFREKLQEATGQCFVDTAFWGGVIPGNQLELRPMIQAGVAGFKCFLIHSGVEEFPHVTDCDLHAAMKQLQGTGSVLLFHAERDVQPTAEENGDPCQYSTFLQSRPDVMETEAIRTVTQLCLQYQVRCHIVHLSSAKPLNLIQEARQAGAPLTVETTHHYLSLCAENIPAGATQFKCCPPIRGAANQEQLWSALKAGHIDMVVSDHSPCTPDLKKLDNGDFTEAWGGISSLQFGLPLFWSSASKRGFQLSDVVRLLSQKTAQLSGLDHQKGSLAPGYDADLVIWDPEREFEIKEASIHHKNKLTPYLGVTLQGAVRATIVRGRLVFREGSFCPEPLGKHLLIPTVKHNDNKL, encoded by the exons ATGAGCGGACTTTGTCATTTCGAGGAAATGGTGGATAATGTGACAACTAA AAATAGCATCCCACCAACTACCACACTTAAAAATTTTCGCGAGAAGCTGCAGGAGGCGACAggacagtgttttgtggacaCAGCATTCTGGGGAGGCGTGATCCCTGGCAATCAG CTAGAGCTTCGGCCCATGATCCAGGCAGGAGTGGCCGGCTTCAAGTGTTTCCTCATCCACAGTGGGGTGGAGGAGTTCCCGCATGTGACTGACTGTGATCTGCATGCAGCCATGAAGCAGCTGCAAGGCACAGGAAGTGTCCTGCTG TTTCATGCAGAGAGAGATGTTCAGCCGACAGCAGAGGAGAATGGCG ACCCTTGTCAGTACTCCACCTTTCTGCAGTCCAGACCAGACGTCATGGAGACAGAAGCGATTCGCACCGTCACACAACTCTGCCTCCAGTACCA GGTGCGGTGCCACATCGTTCACTTGTCCTCTGCAAAGCCATTGAATCTGATCCAGGAAGCGCGGCAGGCCGGAGCGCCACTGACCGTGGAGACCACCCACCACTACCTCAGCCTGTGTGCAGAGAACATACCTGCAGGGGCCACACAGTTCAAGTGCTGCCCCCCCATCAGAGGAGCTGCTAACCAG GAGCAGTTATGGTCCGCGCTGAAAGCCGGGCACATTGACATGGTGGTGTCCGATCATTCCCCCTGCACCCCCGATCTGAAGAAACTGGACAACGGAGACTTCACTGAGGCTTGGGGAGGAATTTCATCGCTACAATTTG GTTTGCCTCTGTTCTGGAGTTCGGCCAGTAAACGAGGCTTTCAGCTGTCTGATGTGGTGAGACTCCTGAGCCAGAAAACAGCCCAGCTGAGTGGTCTGGACCATCAGAAGGGCAGCCTCGCCCCCGGCTATGACGCCGACTTGGTCATATGGGACCCAGAGAGAGAATTTGAA ATAAAAGAAGCGAGCATACATCATAAAAACAAG cttacACCTTACCTCGGCGTCACGCTGCAAGGAGCGGTGCGTGCGACCATCGTCAGAGGGCGGCTGGTGTTCAGAGAAGGCTCCTTCTGCCCCGAACCTCTGGGCAAACATCTCCTCATCCCGACTGTGAAACACAACGACAACAAGCTGTGA
- the agxta gene encoding alanine--glyoxylate and serine--pyruvate aminotransferase a, whose amino-acid sequence MSVSVPPPKCLQKPLAVPHRHMFGPGPSNVPPRILEAGANPVIGHMHPEIFEIMSDIKSGIQYMFQTRNNMTLAVSGTGHTAMECAIFNAVEPGEGVLMAVNGIWGERAADMAERIGARVNTIVAPPGGFLTNAEIEQALSKHRPVLLFVAHGESSTGVLHPLDGVGQLCHKYNCLFLVDSVASVGGTPLYMDLQEIDILYTGSQKVLNAPPGTAPISFSERACQKIFNRKTKPVSFFLDLSWLANYWGCDGKPSRVYHHTGPVSAFYSLRESLAVLAEEGLENSWDRHQKVAEYFHTGLENMGLKLFVKEKKARLPTVTTIVAPHGYDWKEITSYIMKTHNLEISGGLGPSVGLVLRVGLMGCNSSEAGVDMVLAALRDALKHCHKSKV is encoded by the exons ATGTCCGTCTCCGTGCCGCCACCAAAATGCCTGCAGAAACCTTTGGCGGTTCCTCATCGCCACATGTTTGGACCGGGACCTTCCAACGTGCCTCCGCGGATCTTGGAGGCCGGGGCCAACCCCGTCATTGGACACATGCATCCGGAGATATTTGAG ATCATGAGTGACATTAAAAGTGGAATCCAGTACATGTTCCAGACACGCAACAACATGACTTTAGCGGTGAGCGGCACCGGTCACACAGCTATGGAGTGTGCCATCTTCAACGCAGTGGAGCCCGGCGAAGGCGTCCTGATGGCGGTCAACGGCATATGGGGAGAGCGAGCAGCAGATATGGCGGAGAGGATAG GTGCCAGAGTAAATACCATAGTGGCGCCCCCTGGTGGTTTCCTCACTAACGCAGAGATTGAGCAG GCGTTATCCAAACACCGGCCCGTGCTGCTCTTCGTTGCACATGGAGAATCCTCTACAGGAGTCTTGCACCCTTTAGACGGCGTTGGGCAGCTGTGCCACAA GTATAACTGCTTGTTTCTCGTCGACTCTGTGGCGTCTGTGGGAGGAACCCCTCTGTACATGGACCTGCAAG AAATAGACATCCTGTACACGGGATCCCAGAAGGTTCTGAATGCTCCTCCGGGCACAGCGCCCATCTCCTTCAGCGAGAGAGCGTG CCAGAAAATATTCAACCGAAAGACAAAGCCCGTGTCGTTCTTCTTGGATCTGAGCTGGCTCGCAAACTACTGGGGATGTGATGGCAAGCCGTCAAGAGT ATATCACCACACAGGTCCAGTCAGTGCATTTTACTCTCTGAGGGAGAGTCTGGCTGTCCTCGCTGAAGAG ggTCTGGAGAATTCATGGGACAGACATCAGAAAGTGGCGGAGTATTTCCACACCGGTCTGGAGAACATGGGACTCAAACTATTTGTCAAAGAAAAA AAAGCGAGACTGCCTACGGTCACCACTATTGTTGCTCCGCATGGATACGACTGGAAAGAGATCACATCCTACATcatgaaaacacataatttaGAGATTTCTGGGGGCCTTGGACCTTCAGTTGGCTtg GTGCTGCGTGTGGGACTGATGGGCTGTAACAGCAGCGAGGCCGGTGTTGACATGGTGCTGGCAGCACTGAGAGACGCTCTGAAACACTGCCACAAGAGCAAAGTGTGA
- the dtymk gene encoding thymidylate kinase, with product MAAKRGALIVLEGVDRAGKTTQCQKLVQALQQSGRPAEMIRFPDRTTTIGKLISAYLEKKSDLEDHTVHLLFSANRWELVPLMKKKLEQGTTLVVDRYAFSGVAFTSAKPGFSLDWCMKPDVGLPKPDLVMFLQLSPAEAALRGQFGEERYETSVFQRAVQQKFEQLMKDPSVDWKVIDASQSVEDVHKVITTHSLNTINTAQNLELGKLWT from the exons ATGGCGGCTAAAAGAGGAGCTCTGATCGTGCTGGAGGGGGTGGACCGGGCCGGGAAAACCACCCAGTGCCAGAAACTGGTCCAGGCGCTGCAGCAGAGCGGCAGACCCGCGGAGATGATCCGGTTCCCCG aCAGGACTACGACGATTGGCAAGCTGATCAGCGCCTACCTGGAGAAGAAGAGTGATCTGGAGGACCACACGGTGCACCTGCTGTTTTCTGCAAACCGCTGGGAGCTGGT GCCTTTAATGAAGAAGAAGCTGGAGCAGGGCACCACCCTGGTGGTCGACAGATACGCCTTCTCTGGAGTGGCTTTCACCAGTGCAAAGCCG GGTTTCTCTCTGGACTGGTGCATGAAACCTGACGTGGGACTGCCGAAGCCGGACCTGGTCATGTTTCTGCAGCTCAGTCCGGCTGAGGCCGCTCTCAGAGGTCAGTTTGGAGAAGAGAGATACGAGACGAGCGTTTTCCAACGAGCGGTTCAACAGAAATTTGAACAGCTGATGAAGGATCCTTCGGTCGACTGGAAG GTGATTGATGCCTCTCAGAGCGTCGAAGACGTGCACAAGGTCATCACGACGCACAGCCTGAACACCATCAACACGGCTCAGAACCTCGAACTGGGAAAGCTGTGGACGTAA